From a region of the bacterium genome:
- a CDS encoding response regulator translates to MNPKIKVKQNYTPNDVGALLGVHHNTIKNWIKSKNVVAFQTVGGHYRVPRREVVRLIKNRGLSVPEELQGPMGLVYVVDDDELIRRAMDDALSVDYEVYTFNNGFEALMQIGRLKPDLLVLDIYMPGIDGFAMVRKLRQDDKLANLRVIGMSGKVVSQEDARKAGFDEFYEKKQGLKIIVDAVKGYLGTGR, encoded by the coding sequence ATGAATCCTAAAATCAAGGTCAAGCAGAACTACACCCCCAACGATGTCGGGGCGCTGCTGGGAGTCCATCATAATACCATCAAGAACTGGATCAAGAGCAAGAACGTGGTGGCTTTCCAGACAGTGGGGGGCCACTACCGCGTTCCGAGGCGCGAGGTTGTTCGTCTCATCAAGAACCGCGGCCTGTCAGTGCCCGAGGAACTCCAGGGCCCCATGGGGCTCGTGTACGTGGTGGACGACGACGAACTCATCCGCAGGGCCATGGATGACGCCCTTTCAGTCGATTACGAGGTTTATACATTCAACAACGGGTTCGAGGCGCTCATGCAGATCGGGCGGCTCAAGCCGGACCTCCTGGTCCTCGACATCTATATGCCCGGTATCGACGGGTTCGCCATGGTCAGGAAACTGCGCCAGGATGACAAGCTGGCCAACCTGAGGGTGATCGGCATGTCAGGCAAGGTCGTCAGCCAGGAAGATGCCCGCAAGGCCGGCTTCGACGAGTTCTACGAGAAGAAGCAGGGGTTGAAGATCATCGTCGATGCGGTGAAAGGGTACCTTGGAACAGGACGCTGA